A region of Zeugodacus cucurbitae isolate PBARC_wt_2022May chromosome 5, idZeuCucr1.2, whole genome shotgun sequence DNA encodes the following proteins:
- the Pnliprp1_0 gene encoding uncharacterized protein Pnliprp1_0, with product MKRRNLLLKLCALLTTLSWQLTVCSVVHEDHLPAQDDLDAALAESFSNGIANSTDMVRAVRESIRQHELLQQRNKHRRSKRAIKRVCYGELGCFEDSGPFAYLEMLPSPPEDINTKFYFYSTKNRSERPLMELPFLNMTDAFAEVARSSHSIRRRAGSINDTAADSSATTTMTTTTTTTQRSVFKRTPLTLEELHGFDELSVRVIVHGFGSACPHVWIYEMKTALMAVEDCIVICVDWENGATFPNYVRAAANTRLVGKQLAMLLQNLKEYKGLNLTRTHIIGFSLGAHVSGFAGAELPGLARITGLDPAGPLFEAQHPKVRLDNSDAEFVDVIHSNGENLILGGLGSWQPMGHVDFYPNGGRVQTGCSNLFVGAVTDFIWSAQTADEEEGRSLCNHRRAYKFFIDSVAPRCMFPAYPCNSYDDFIKGECFPCAQNDDDLTEGVPRCGNMGYYADRSTGRGQLYLLTREEEPFCAHQFKLEIFNSFNDLPLRTIGRLEATLEGEGGLNETFKISEKDDSEFFAGDIVSKIIVPHPALGFPTTLSLHYKSYSGWLSKGLPHWDIDKVILTDSFGRSHSLCKPSTKLSSGTPVRLKLLTGNCELENQDEYGTYNVPTTTVPDSNGQESIDNLETDSIDAAKQSKDYFNLGTSFRLDQNNSYADNDLPWQPIFEGTNSLDKEVGESSRSLSVEPTEIFEPVLNDRRLGLKNARNLQEYGVTTEEIVEPVLKATTPRVKKAKEIVFTDSPLDTKKPEIIKITPIAVHNGPELPKQNSQDEVITVQLLPFRLGDLLQRAERYARETLLPLISVQAPKFFGFNVGGSPASSSEQPTTLKEEARKPRYIPRFEEASFLRDKRVEENRSVRKPITDLTVAESRTQRNIFKLLRPDSTEKAASTVDSSVDRSGQRRALTYYTNMMLTESRALRPEDPSYEPVFIELPTYRPGKIANKKSAERKP from the exons ATGAAGCGGAGGAATTTACTGCTGAAGCTGTGCGCATTGCTGACAACGCTGTCATGGCAACTGACAG TTTGTTCAGTTGTACATGAAGACCATCTACCCGCCCAAGATGATCTCGATGCTGCGTTAGCCGAGAGTTTCTCCAATGGAATAGCGAATAGTACCGACATGGTACGTGCTGTACGGGAATCTATACGGCAACATGAACTATTGCAGCAACGTAATAAACATCGCAG ATCGAAACGTGCAATTAAACGCGTTTGTTATGGCGAACTCGGTTGTTTTGAGGACTCCGGCCCTTTTGCCTATCTGGAAATGTTGCCTTCGCCACCTGAAGATATCAACACAAAATTCTACTTTTACTCAACAAAAAATCGTTCCGAACGTCCTCTCATGGAGTTGCCGTTTCTGAATATGACTGACGCTTTTGCCGAAGTTGCAAGGTCTTCTCATTCTATACGTCGCAGAGCGGGTTCAATAAATGATACAGCTGCAGACAGTTccgccacaacaacaatgacgACAACTACCACCACGACGCAACGGAGCGTTTTCAAAAGGACTCCACTGACACTCGAGGAACTGCATGGTTTCGATGAGTTGTCGGTTCGCGTAATTGTACATGGTTTCGGTTCGGCTTGTCCGCATGTGTGGATCTACGAAATGAAAACGGCATTGATGGCGGTG GAAGACTGCATTGTTATTTGTGTGGACTGGGAGAATGGCGCTACTTTCCCGAATTACGTGCGTGCTGCAGCCAATACACGTCTGGTGGGCAAACAACTGGCTATGCTTTTGCAGAACTTGAAGGAGTACAAAGGACTCAACTTGACGCGCACGCATATAATCGGTTTCAGTTTGGGTGCACATGTGTCTGGTTTTGCTGGCGCTGAACTGCCGGGTTTGGCTCGCATTACTGGTTTAGATCCAGCTGGTCCACTGTTCGAGGCACAACATCCCAAAGTTCGTTTGGATAATTCAGATGCGGAGTTTGTGGATGTTATTCACTCGAACGGTGAGAATTTGATACTCGGTGGGCTGGGCTCGTGGCAGCCAATGGGACATGTGGACTTCTATCCAAATGGTGGACGTGTGCAGACGGGTTGTTCAAATCTTTTTGTGGGCGCCGTAACGGATTTCATTTGGT CCGCACAAACTGCTGATGAGGAGGAAGGACGCTCACTTTGTAACCATCGACGTGCTTACAAATTCTTCATTGATTCAGTTGCTCCACGCTGTATGTTCCCTGCTTATCCATGTAATAGCTATGATGACTTTATTAAAGGAGAGTGCTTCCCGTGCGCTCAAAATGACGATGATCTTACTGAAGGTGTGCCAAGATGTGGCAACATGGGTTACTATGCTGATAGATCCACAGGCCGTGGGCAACTGTATCTACTTACAAGAGAGGAGGAGCCATTCTGTGCGCATCAATTCAAGCTGGAGATATTCAATTCCTTCAATGATTTGCCTTTACGTACTATTGGACGCTTGGAGGCCACACTTGAAGGGGAGGGTGGCCTAAACGAAACCTTCAAAATATCGGA AAAAGACGACTCTGAATTTTTCGCCGGAGACATTGTTTCAAAAATCATTGTTCCACATCCCGCCTTAGGCTTTCCAACTACACTTAGTTTACACTACAAATCTTATAGTGGTTGGTTGTCTAAGGGACTACCGCATTGGGACATCGATAAGGTTATTCTAACCGACAGCTTTGGGCGTAGTCATTCCCTCTGCAAACCATCGACCAAGCTTTCATCGGGTACTCCTGTGCGTCTAAAGCTTTTAACAGGTAATTGTGAATTAGAGAACCAAGATGAATATGGTACTTATAATGTGCCCACCACTACGGTGCCGGACTCCAATGGACAAGAGAGCATAGATAATTTGGAAACCGATAGCATAGATGCGGCCAAACAAAGTAAAGACTATTTCAATCTTGGCACTAGTTTCCGACTAGACCAAAATAATTCATACGCTGACAATGACTTGCCTTGGCAACCCATATTCGAAGGCACCAATTCCCTGGACAAGGAAGTGGGTGAATCCAGTCGCAGTTTATCCGTCGAACCAACCGAAATTTTCGAACCCGTTTTGAACGACCGTCGTCTGGGGCTTAAGAATGCGCGGAATCTGCAGGAATATGGCGTAACCACGGAGGAAATTGTTGAGCCCGTTTTAAAGGCGACCACACCACGTGTGAAGAAGGCAAAAGAGATAGTCTTCACAGACTCACCGTTGGACACAAAGAAACcggaaatcattaaaattacaCCAATCGCTGTACACAATGGACCCGAGCTACCGAAACAGAACTCACAGGACGAAGTCATCACTGTGCAATTGCTACCCTTCCGTCTCGGTGATTTGCTACAACGTGCAGAGCGTTACGCACGTGAGACACTGTTACCGTTAATCTCTGTGCAAGCGCCGAAATTCTTCGGCTTCAACGTAGGCGGCTCACCAGCGAGTAGTAGTGAACAACCAACTACTCTAAAAGAAGAAGCACGTAAACCACGCTATATACCACGTTTTGAGGAGGCGTCGTTCTTGCGTGACAAACGTGTGGAGGAAAATCGTAGCGTCCGCAAACCGATAACAGATCTCACAGTGGCTGAGTCGAGAACACAACGTAATATTTTCAAGCTCTTAAGGCCGGATAGCACGGAAAAAGCGGCGAGTACTGTTGACAGCAGTGTCGATCGCTCGGGTCAGAGACGTGCGCTTACCTATTACACCAATATGATGCTCACCGAATCGCGAGCTTTACGACCGGAAGATCCCAGTTATGAGCCAGTATTCATAGAACTACCCACCTATAGGCCCGGTAAAATTGCGAACAAAAAGTCGGCTGAAAGAAAGCCCTGA